The proteins below are encoded in one region of Microbacterium pygmaeum:
- a CDS encoding ribonuclease D encodes MVESTSPESSPAPLQEYLVITDAAGLAHAVDLLVAGTGPIAVDVERASGFRYSQRAYLIQISRRESGVFLFDPPAVGDFASLQEAIGGEEWVLHAASQDLPSLRELGLEPTSMFDTELAARLLGHERVGLGAVVEDTLGVTLAKAHSASDWSTRPLPQSWLEYAALDVEYLVEVRDVLAAELIAQGKTEFADEEFRAVLERQPKPAREEPWRRLSGLHTVRGRKSLAIARALWTAREDFARAEDVSPGRLVPDRALVAAVLADPKSKQELAAVKEFNGRASRSQLDRWWAAFEAGRAATELPLERAPGGDSIPPARAWPDRNPEADARLKAARPLVEARAQELTMPTENLLTPELLRRVAWTPPQPATAETIGSALAELGARDWQIAQTAQLIANAFVHSVQSEDDAPDTAS; translated from the coding sequence GTGGTTGAGTCCACTTCTCCCGAGTCTTCTCCCGCCCCGCTCCAGGAGTATCTGGTCATCACGGATGCCGCCGGGCTCGCCCACGCCGTCGACCTGCTCGTCGCCGGCACCGGACCGATCGCCGTCGACGTCGAGCGCGCGTCGGGCTTCCGATACTCGCAGCGCGCGTACCTGATTCAGATCTCCCGTCGCGAGTCCGGCGTGTTCCTGTTCGACCCGCCCGCCGTCGGCGACTTCGCGTCCCTGCAGGAGGCGATCGGCGGCGAGGAGTGGGTGCTCCACGCCGCCAGCCAGGACCTTCCGTCGCTGCGTGAACTCGGGCTCGAGCCGACGAGCATGTTCGACACCGAGCTGGCGGCGCGCCTGCTCGGGCACGAGCGCGTGGGGCTGGGCGCCGTCGTCGAGGACACGCTGGGCGTCACCCTCGCCAAGGCGCATTCGGCATCGGACTGGTCGACCCGTCCGCTGCCGCAGTCCTGGCTCGAGTACGCCGCGCTGGATGTCGAATACCTCGTCGAAGTCCGCGACGTGCTCGCCGCCGAACTCATCGCGCAGGGCAAGACCGAGTTCGCGGACGAGGAGTTCCGCGCCGTCCTGGAGCGTCAGCCCAAGCCGGCGCGCGAGGAGCCGTGGCGGCGCCTCAGCGGCCTGCACACCGTCCGCGGCCGGAAGTCGCTGGCGATCGCCCGCGCGCTGTGGACGGCGCGCGAGGACTTCGCACGCGCCGAGGACGTCTCGCCGGGGCGGCTCGTTCCCGATCGTGCCCTGGTCGCTGCGGTGCTGGCCGATCCCAAGAGCAAGCAGGAGCTCGCCGCTGTCAAGGAGTTCAACGGGCGGGCCAGCAGGAGCCAGCTTGATCGCTGGTGGGCCGCGTTCGAGGCCGGACGCGCGGCGACCGAGCTCCCCCTGGAACGTGCGCCCGGCGGCGACTCGATCCCGCCGGCCCGCGCGTGGCCGGACCGCAACCCGGAGGCCGATGCACGGCTCAAGGCCGCGCGACCGCTGGTGGAGGCGCGCGCGCAGGAGCTGACGATGCCGACGGAGAACCTCCTCACTCCCGAGCTGCTTCGCCGGGTCGCCTGGACGCCTCCGCAGCCGGCCACGGCCGAGACGATCGGCTCGGCGCTGGCGGAACTCGGAGCGCGCGACTGGCAGATTGCGCAAACTGCACAGCTGATCGCCAATGCCTTTGTGCATTCCGTGCAAAGCGAGGACGACGCGCCCGACACTGCTTCGTAG
- a CDS encoding DUF3000 domain-containing protein: MADLRPPTSPPSFDRAAADIRAAGFRADLSVREIPAPAGLAPESIALAGDVRPEFEGVDSPFGTGRFILLHDADEPDSWGGAWRIVCFAQAPLEPDIGVDPLLADVAWSWLVDALDSRRAGYHAASGTATKTLSKGFGSLAAEGDGAQIELRASWSPAGAIGAHVQAWAELVCMLAGLPPGSEEIAVFGSRRSARG, encoded by the coding sequence GTGGCTGACCTTCGTCCCCCGACTTCGCCGCCGTCGTTCGACCGCGCAGCGGCGGACATCCGAGCGGCCGGGTTCCGAGCCGACCTCTCGGTGCGGGAGATCCCCGCGCCGGCGGGTCTCGCTCCGGAATCGATCGCGCTCGCGGGTGACGTGCGACCCGAGTTCGAGGGCGTCGACTCCCCGTTCGGCACCGGACGGTTCATTCTCCTGCACGACGCCGACGAACCGGACTCCTGGGGCGGAGCCTGGCGGATCGTCTGCTTCGCCCAAGCCCCGCTGGAGCCGGACATCGGCGTGGACCCGCTCCTGGCCGACGTGGCCTGGTCGTGGCTGGTCGATGCCCTCGATTCCCGCCGTGCCGGCTACCACGCGGCATCCGGCACTGCCACCAAGACCCTCTCCAAAGGATTCGGATCGCTCGCCGCCGAGGGCGACGGCGCCCAGATCGAACTGCGCGCCTCCTGGTCTCCGGCAGGCGCGATCGGTGCGCATGTGCAAGCCTGGGCTGAGTTGGTGTGCATGCTCGCCGGGCTGCCACCCGGCTCAGAGGAGATAGCGGTGTTCGGTTCACGCAGGTCAGCACGTGGTTGA
- a CDS encoding alpha/beta hydrolase family protein: MVLSRRAAMGSASPALVTGIRTALVMLGTGLTLATSAMAFVSVRMARRVVTPAARVADTRILSLDTAAQTITLESTPDTRLPGRYGLFTSGSESYLKLGSVLAEDATSVKRKLLTEVDGNARLAPEAAFSGWYFDRPEQLHLPFTSELIGSSVGPCPAWLFPAEGSDVWVIQVHGRGTTRAETLRAVPVFHGLGITSLVVSYRNDGEAPRSRSGTYALGATEWRDVDAAVGFARRRGAGRVILMGWSMGGAIALQLELTSAHRDAIVGLVLESPVVDWRIVLAYQAKLLHLPAPVTGLAIGALQSEWATPVTGAGAAIPFDRLDVVARAAELRHPILILHSDDDGFVPSDASHDLVVARPDLVELQVFDVARHTKLWNYDQERWSQSIRQWVLQNVLPSPEAADAD; this comes from the coding sequence ATGGTCCTCTCCAGGCGCGCCGCGATGGGCAGCGCATCTCCCGCTCTGGTCACCGGTATCCGAACCGCGCTCGTCATGCTCGGCACGGGCCTGACGCTGGCGACCTCGGCGATGGCATTCGTGTCGGTCCGGATGGCTCGGCGCGTGGTCACGCCCGCGGCCCGGGTCGCCGATACGCGCATCCTCTCGTTGGACACCGCGGCGCAGACCATCACGCTCGAGAGCACTCCCGACACCCGCCTCCCCGGCCGATACGGCCTGTTCACCAGCGGCTCGGAGAGCTACCTCAAGCTCGGCTCGGTCCTGGCCGAGGACGCCACGAGTGTGAAGCGCAAGCTGCTCACCGAGGTCGACGGCAACGCGCGGCTGGCCCCCGAGGCGGCCTTCAGCGGGTGGTACTTCGATCGTCCCGAGCAGCTGCATCTTCCGTTCACCTCGGAACTGATCGGCTCCAGTGTCGGGCCTTGCCCGGCGTGGCTGTTCCCAGCCGAGGGGAGCGACGTGTGGGTCATCCAGGTCCACGGCCGAGGTACGACCCGGGCCGAGACGCTGCGGGCGGTCCCGGTCTTCCACGGGCTCGGCATCACGAGCCTGGTGGTGTCGTACCGCAACGACGGCGAGGCACCGCGCAGCAGAAGCGGCACGTACGCGCTGGGCGCCACCGAATGGCGCGACGTCGACGCCGCGGTCGGATTCGCGCGGCGCCGCGGAGCCGGGCGCGTGATCCTGATGGGCTGGTCGATGGGCGGGGCGATCGCGCTGCAACTGGAGCTCACCTCGGCGCACCGTGATGCGATCGTGGGGCTGGTGCTGGAGTCGCCGGTCGTGGATTGGCGCATCGTGCTGGCCTATCAGGCCAAGCTGCTGCACCTGCCTGCGCCCGTCACCGGGCTTGCGATCGGCGCGCTGCAGTCCGAATGGGCCACCCCGGTCACCGGAGCGGGAGCGGCGATCCCCTTCGACAGGCTCGACGTCGTCGCCAGGGCGGCGGAGCTGCGGCATCCTATCCTCATCCTGCACAGCGACGACGACGGATTCGTGCCGTCCGACGCGTCGCACGATCTGGTCGTGGCGCGCCCCGACCTCGTCGAGCTGCAGGTGTTCGACGTCGCACGTCACACGAAGCTCTGGAACTACGACCAGGAGCGCTGGAGCCAGAGCATCCGACAGTGGGTGCTGCAGAATGTGCTGCCCTCGCCAGAGGCGGCTGACGCCGACTGA
- a CDS encoding SufE family protein, translating into MTDDTLPATLAEIRDEFLELSEPERLQLLLEFSNELPAIPAAYDGHPELCERVVECQSPVYIVVDVDAEGIVAMHATAPKEAPTTRGFASILVQGLSGLTADEVLAIPDDYPQSIGLTRAVSPLRIAGMTGMLGRAKRQVRAKR; encoded by the coding sequence ATGACCGACGACACCCTTCCCGCGACGCTGGCCGAGATCCGCGACGAGTTCCTCGAGCTGTCGGAGCCCGAGCGACTCCAGCTGCTGCTGGAGTTCTCCAACGAACTGCCGGCCATTCCGGCGGCGTACGACGGGCATCCCGAACTGTGCGAACGTGTGGTGGAGTGCCAGTCGCCGGTCTACATCGTCGTCGACGTGGATGCCGAGGGCATCGTCGCGATGCACGCGACCGCGCCGAAGGAAGCGCCCACGACCCGTGGGTTCGCCAGCATCCTGGTGCAGGGCCTGAGCGGCCTGACCGCCGACGAGGTCTTGGCGATCCCGGACGACTACCCGCAGAGCATCGGCCTCACCCGCGCCGTGTCCCCGCTGCGGATCGCGGGCATGACGGGCATGCTCGGCCGAGCCAAGCGGCAGGTGCGCGCGAAGCGCTGA
- a CDS encoding sulfurtransferase has product MPVDNDTSSSKFADYAQPGRLVTGEWLQTHLGSPGLVVVESDEDVLLYETGHIPGAVKVDWHTELNDPVVRDYVDGAGFAALLSAKGISRDDTVIIYGDKNNWWAAYALWVFSLFGHEDVRLLDGGRDKWIAEGRPLTTDASNRPASAYPVIERDDSTLRAYKEDVLAHLGKPLIDVRSPEEYNGSRTTAPAYPEEGALRAGHIPTASNVPWAKAVAEDGGFKPRAELEAIYRDEVGLKDGDDIVAYCRIGERSSHTWFVLQHLLGFSNVRNYDGSWTEWGSAVRVPIVTGAEPGDVPA; this is encoded by the coding sequence GTGCCCGTCGACAACGACACGTCATCTTCCAAGTTCGCCGACTACGCCCAGCCCGGTCGACTCGTCACCGGCGAATGGCTGCAGACGCACCTCGGTTCCCCCGGCCTGGTCGTCGTCGAATCAGACGAGGACGTGCTGCTGTACGAGACCGGCCACATCCCGGGTGCCGTGAAAGTCGACTGGCACACCGAGCTGAACGACCCCGTGGTCCGCGACTACGTCGACGGTGCGGGCTTCGCCGCACTGCTGAGTGCCAAAGGCATCTCGCGCGATGACACGGTCATCATCTACGGCGACAAGAACAACTGGTGGGCCGCCTACGCGCTATGGGTGTTCTCGCTGTTCGGCCACGAGGACGTGCGTCTGCTCGATGGCGGCCGGGACAAGTGGATCGCCGAGGGGCGTCCCCTGACGACGGATGCCTCGAACCGCCCCGCTTCGGCCTACCCGGTGATCGAGCGCGACGACAGCACGCTGCGCGCGTACAAGGAGGACGTCCTCGCACATCTGGGCAAGCCGCTGATCGATGTCCGCTCCCCCGAGGAGTACAACGGCTCGCGCACCACCGCGCCCGCGTATCCCGAAGAGGGCGCGCTGCGCGCAGGGCACATTCCCACCGCGTCGAACGTGCCCTGGGCCAAGGCCGTTGCGGAGGACGGCGGATTCAAGCCGCGCGCCGAGCTCGAAGCCATCTACCGCGACGAGGTGGGACTGAAGGACGGCGACGACATCGTCGCGTACTGCCGGATCGGCGAACGCTCCAGCCACACCTGGTTCGTCCTGCAGCACCTGCTGGGCTTCTCGAACGTGCGCAACTATGACGGCTCGTGGACAGAGTGGGGCAGCGCGGTGCGCGTCCCGATCGTGACCGGTGCCGAGCCAGGAGACGTGCCCGCCTGA
- the zapE gene encoding cell division protein ZapE, whose product MTSTATRTGIVHLSERTPQISGADIVASLVPPPQFADATFESYRADAAYPSQQEAKDTLMAFCGVGAPAARGGLFRRAKKAPEMKPGVYLDGGFGVGKTHLLASVYHALPARRKYFGSFIEYTALVGALGYQNTVALFRGADLLCIDEFELDDPGDTMVMTRLLGELVASGTRLAATSNTPPNALGEGRFAAQDFLREIHAMSASFQTLRIDGTDYRHRALDGHAAVLAPAEYERTVTDAATTGLVSDDDFSTLVTHLASVHPSRYIRLIEGLSLVGLRDVAPLTDQSAALRFVAFIDRVYDAQLPIRATGATLDLVFPEEMLAGGYRKKYLRAISRLVASTLD is encoded by the coding sequence ATGACATCGACTGCGACCCGCACGGGAATCGTCCACCTGAGCGAGCGCACCCCGCAGATCTCCGGTGCGGACATTGTCGCCTCGCTCGTTCCGCCCCCGCAGTTCGCCGACGCGACGTTCGAGTCGTATCGGGCGGATGCCGCGTACCCGTCGCAGCAGGAGGCGAAGGACACGCTCATGGCGTTCTGCGGCGTCGGTGCGCCGGCAGCACGCGGCGGGCTGTTCCGGCGAGCGAAGAAGGCCCCGGAGATGAAGCCGGGCGTGTACCTCGACGGCGGCTTCGGCGTCGGCAAGACCCACCTGCTCGCCTCCGTCTACCACGCGCTCCCGGCCCGGCGGAAGTACTTCGGCTCGTTCATCGAGTACACCGCCCTCGTGGGCGCCCTCGGCTACCAGAACACCGTCGCACTGTTCCGTGGCGCGGATCTGCTGTGCATCGACGAGTTCGAGCTCGACGATCCGGGCGACACCATGGTGATGACCAGGCTGTTGGGGGAGCTGGTGGCATCCGGCACCCGGTTGGCGGCGACCTCCAACACGCCTCCGAATGCCCTCGGCGAGGGCCGTTTCGCGGCCCAGGACTTCCTCCGCGAGATCCACGCGATGTCCGCGAGCTTCCAGACCCTGCGCATCGACGGCACCGACTACCGGCATCGTGCGCTGGACGGTCACGCGGCAGTGCTGGCGCCCGCCGAGTACGAGCGGACGGTGACGGATGCCGCGACCACGGGTCTCGTCTCGGACGACGACTTCAGTACCCTCGTCACCCACCTCGCGAGCGTGCACCCGTCGCGATACATCCGGCTGATCGAAGGCCTCTCGCTCGTCGGGCTCCGCGACGTCGCCCCGTTGACCGATCAGTCCGCCGCACTGCGGTTCGTCGCCTTCATCGACCGGGTGTACGACGCGCAGCTGCCGATCCGAGCGACGGGCGCCACCCTGGACCTGGTCTTCCCCGAGGAGATGCTCGCCGGCGGATATCGCAAGAAGTATCTGAGGGCGATCTCGCGGCTGGTCGCGTCGACTCTCGACTGA
- a CDS encoding ammonium transporter: protein MDQGNTAFILIAAALVLLMTPGLAFFYGGLVKAKSVISMMMLSFGAMGLIGVLWVLYGYAIAFPSSDGVVFPWAIDWSALGLQSLLETPEGAAYPPLAFVAFQATFAIITVALVSGAIADRAKFGSWMIFAGIWATIVYFPVASWVFNFGLAEDGSFAYGGWITYGMQEFFGVGAIDFAGGTAVHINAGAAALALALVLGRRVGFQKGVHVPHNPPFVLLGAGLLWFGWFGFNAGSELAADNTAAIAFVNTIAAPAAALLAWLVVEKIKDGKPTSVGAASGAVAGLVAITPACGSLTPFWAIVLGIIAGAVCALAIELKFKLGFDDSLDVVGIHLVGGLIGTLYLGFLANGTGLFFSGDGTQLLVQAIAAVSVLVYSFVLAYVIGFAIEKTIGFRVKNEDEIAGIDTVVHGEEGYVLADVKA from the coding sequence ATGGATCAAGGCAACACCGCATTCATCCTGATAGCCGCGGCGCTCGTGCTGCTGATGACCCCCGGACTCGCGTTCTTCTACGGCGGACTCGTGAAGGCCAAGAGCGTCATCAGCATGATGATGCTCAGCTTCGGCGCCATGGGTCTCATCGGCGTGCTGTGGGTTCTCTACGGCTACGCGATCGCTTTCCCCTCGTCTGATGGCGTCGTCTTCCCATGGGCGATCGACTGGTCGGCACTGGGGCTCCAGAGCCTGCTCGAGACGCCCGAGGGCGCGGCCTACCCGCCGCTGGCCTTCGTCGCCTTCCAGGCCACCTTCGCGATCATCACGGTCGCACTCGTGTCCGGCGCCATCGCCGACCGCGCCAAGTTCGGCTCGTGGATGATCTTCGCCGGCATCTGGGCGACGATCGTCTACTTCCCGGTCGCCAGCTGGGTCTTCAACTTCGGCCTGGCCGAGGACGGCAGCTTCGCCTACGGCGGCTGGATCACCTACGGCATGCAGGAGTTCTTCGGCGTGGGTGCGATCGACTTCGCCGGTGGCACGGCCGTGCACATCAACGCCGGTGCGGCAGCGCTCGCCCTGGCTCTGGTGCTCGGCCGTCGCGTGGGCTTCCAGAAGGGCGTCCACGTCCCTCACAACCCGCCGTTCGTGCTCCTCGGTGCCGGTCTGCTGTGGTTCGGCTGGTTCGGCTTCAACGCCGGGTCGGAGCTCGCGGCCGACAACACCGCGGCCATCGCCTTCGTCAACACGATCGCCGCTCCCGCCGCGGCGCTGCTCGCCTGGCTGGTCGTCGAGAAGATCAAGGACGGCAAGCCCACCTCGGTCGGCGCCGCGTCCGGTGCCGTCGCGGGTCTTGTCGCGATCACCCCGGCCTGTGGTTCGCTGACCCCGTTCTGGGCCATCGTGCTCGGCATCATCGCCGGCGCGGTCTGCGCCCTGGCGATCGAGCTGAAGTTCAAGCTCGGCTTCGACGACTCGCTGGACGTCGTGGGCATCCACCTCGTCGGCGGTCTGATCGGAACCCTGTACCTCGGGTTCCTGGCCAACGGCACCGGCCTGTTCTTCTCGGGCGACGGCACGCAGCTGCTCGTCCAGGCGATCGCCGCCGTCTCGGTCCTGGTCTACTCCTTCGTGCTGGCCTACGTCATCGGCTTCGCGATCGAGAAGACGATCGGCTTCCGCGTGAAGAACGAAGACGAGATCGCCGGCATCGACACCGTCGTGCACGGCGAAGAGGGCTACGTCCTCGCCGACGTCAAGGCCTGA
- a CDS encoding type II toxin-antitoxin system PemK/MazF family toxin: MTRTSGFLGAIARLFSSGAGASTAATVAPARPPSDQTAPARGGDTATVEIAPPRRDGLRLSYAPHPDGDPDAGEIVWTWVPYAENDGRGKDRPVLVVGRQDDSRVFAVRLTSKAHDGQRDFLAIGSGPWDAQGRPSWVDIEQVYSVHAKGMRREASALDPDRFVRVADALHRRYGWAVGN, encoded by the coding sequence GTGACCCGAACATCCGGATTCCTGGGCGCGATCGCGCGACTGTTCTCCAGTGGCGCCGGCGCGAGCACCGCCGCAACTGTCGCGCCCGCACGCCCGCCGTCCGATCAGACGGCTCCGGCGCGGGGCGGCGACACCGCGACGGTGGAGATCGCTCCACCGCGACGCGACGGCCTGCGGCTCTCGTACGCGCCGCATCCGGACGGCGATCCGGACGCCGGCGAGATCGTCTGGACGTGGGTCCCCTACGCGGAGAACGACGGACGCGGCAAGGACCGGCCGGTGCTCGTCGTCGGCCGGCAGGATGACTCCCGGGTGTTCGCGGTCCGGCTGACCAGCAAGGCGCACGACGGACAGCGCGACTTCCTCGCGATCGGGAGCGGGCCGTGGGACGCGCAAGGGCGACCCTCCTGGGTCGACATCGAACAGGTGTACAGCGTGCATGCCAAGGGCATGCGGCGCGAGGCGTCCGCTCTGGATCCGGACCGATTCGTACGCGTCGCGGACGCGCTGCATCGGCGGTACGGCTGGGCCGTCGGGAACTGA
- a CDS encoding small multidrug efflux protein has protein sequence MTPVEWFQSVVAQVPELVQPLIVALAGAVPFIEGEGAVAIGIIGGINPIVAAGAAMAGNFLCVAVLVLLSSRARTAVVSRTRQRSAVPATGGPSMESGEGPAADRLAGAPDAAASPRSQKFQRAFERYGVPGVSLLGPLLLPTQFTATMLAAAGIGRARILVWQAVAIIGWTTLVALLISGVLNAVG, from the coding sequence ATGACCCCCGTCGAATGGTTCCAGAGCGTCGTCGCACAGGTGCCGGAGCTGGTGCAGCCGTTGATCGTCGCGCTCGCCGGCGCGGTGCCCTTCATCGAGGGGGAGGGTGCGGTGGCCATCGGCATCATCGGCGGCATCAACCCGATCGTGGCTGCCGGCGCGGCGATGGCCGGAAACTTCCTCTGCGTCGCGGTCCTCGTGCTGCTCAGCTCGCGGGCGCGCACGGCGGTGGTCTCGCGGACGCGTCAGCGCTCCGCGGTGCCGGCAACTGGCGGGCCGTCCATGGAATCGGGTGAGGGACCGGCCGCCGACCGGCTCGCGGGTGCGCCGGATGCTGCCGCCTCACCGCGTTCGCAGAAGTTCCAGCGCGCCTTCGAGCGGTATGGAGTCCCCGGGGTCAGCCTGCTCGGCCCGCTCCTGCTTCCCACCCAGTTCACCGCGACGATGCTGGCCGCCGCGGGCATCGGCAGGGCTCGCATCCTGGTATGGCAGGCTGTCGCGATCATCGGCTGGACCACCCTGGTCGCACTGCTGATCTCGGGCGTGCTCAACGCCGTCGGCTGA
- a CDS encoding sensor histidine kinase — MTPRAPDPAGQDSAARRGTRRLDRGVSATWWYTVTAILFFEVVIVGLWAAALLEVDRRDATLAVVTVGGLVWSASTVPLLLDYRHRVEGTAALAHWRRLIAPLLVAVAYGVAAGVVTGVWVIAVLPVLQSLVLLNWQPGVRLRIVLAVTVVLGLLAFIDGRMGAIALSIDPDAPNWWFPAAYTALLPAMTVVSLWWWDVLLTLDRARASEARLAATQERLRVATDVHDLQGHHLQVIALQLELAERLMERDPPAALEQLRASRISVDEARQGTRDLVLRFRSVPLGDELANAVDLLRAAGTSAELTVDPDAAKAPASVLGPVIRETTTNVLRHGAGTWARLSLTRTAEGWRYAISNDAGGEHPADQGGSGLDGLRRRAADAGGVLDVRSDKQEFTVVMTIPLGPEDAP; from the coding sequence GTGACTCCTCGTGCTCCCGATCCTGCCGGGCAGGACTCTGCCGCCAGGCGGGGGACTCGTCGTCTCGATCGGGGGGTCTCGGCGACCTGGTGGTACACGGTGACGGCCATCCTCTTCTTCGAGGTGGTCATCGTCGGGCTGTGGGCCGCCGCTCTCCTCGAGGTCGACCGTCGCGATGCGACCCTCGCCGTCGTCACGGTCGGCGGGCTCGTGTGGTCGGCCTCAACCGTGCCCCTCCTCCTGGACTACCGGCATCGGGTCGAGGGAACCGCCGCGCTGGCCCACTGGCGGCGACTGATCGCGCCGCTCCTGGTCGCCGTCGCGTACGGCGTCGCAGCGGGGGTGGTCACCGGGGTCTGGGTCATCGCGGTCCTGCCGGTGCTCCAGTCGCTCGTGCTGCTGAACTGGCAGCCGGGGGTGCGACTGCGGATCGTCCTGGCGGTCACCGTGGTGCTGGGCCTGCTCGCTTTCATCGACGGGCGCATGGGCGCGATCGCCTTGAGCATCGATCCGGATGCGCCGAACTGGTGGTTCCCGGCGGCGTACACCGCACTGTTGCCGGCGATGACCGTCGTCTCGCTCTGGTGGTGGGATGTGCTGCTGACCCTGGACCGTGCGCGTGCTTCGGAGGCGCGTCTGGCCGCCACCCAGGAGCGTCTGCGCGTGGCCACCGACGTCCACGACCTGCAGGGCCATCATCTCCAGGTGATCGCCCTGCAGCTCGAGCTCGCCGAACGTCTGATGGAACGGGATCCACCGGCCGCACTGGAGCAGCTGCGGGCGAGCCGGATCAGTGTCGACGAGGCGCGGCAGGGCACCCGGGACCTGGTGCTGCGCTTCCGCTCGGTGCCGCTCGGTGACGAGCTGGCCAACGCCGTGGATCTGCTGCGGGCGGCCGGGACGTCGGCCGAATTGACCGTGGATCCGGATGCCGCGAAGGCACCGGCATCCGTTCTCGGTCCGGTCATCCGAGAGACGACCACGAACGTGCTGCGACACGGCGCGGGCACCTGGGCCCGTCTGTCCCTGACCCGCACGGCGGAAGGGTGGCGGTATGCGATCTCCAACGACGCCGGCGGCGAGCATCCCGCAGACCAGGGCGGCTCGGGACTGGACGGCCTCCGCCGTCGCGCCGCCGATGCCGGTGGAGTGCTGGACGTGCGTTCGGACAAGCAGGAGTTCACCGTCGTTATGACGATTCCGCTGGGACCGGAGGACGCGCCGTGA
- a CDS encoding response regulator transcription factor produces the protein MIRVLIADDEVMIRSALAALLAMEEDIEVVAECTDGEAAVAEALRVKPDVCLLDLEMPGLDGVEVAERLRRVLPTRCVVVTRHARPGVLRRALASGVAGFLPKSRGADEVAAVIRRVASGARYVDPEVAADALSDRRSPLTDRELDVLRAGRRGETTGQIARTLSLAPGTVRNHVSAILAKLAVRTRQQATLMAEEQGWL, from the coding sequence GTGATCCGGGTGCTGATCGCCGACGACGAGGTGATGATCCGCTCGGCGCTGGCCGCGCTCCTCGCGATGGAGGAGGACATCGAGGTCGTCGCGGAATGCACAGACGGCGAGGCGGCTGTCGCAGAGGCCCTGCGCGTCAAGCCGGATGTCTGCCTGCTCGACCTCGAGATGCCGGGCTTGGACGGCGTCGAAGTCGCCGAGCGACTGCGAAGGGTGCTCCCCACCCGATGCGTCGTCGTGACACGCCATGCGCGCCCAGGAGTGCTGCGGAGGGCGCTCGCGTCAGGAGTCGCGGGGTTCCTGCCGAAATCCCGCGGCGCCGACGAGGTGGCCGCCGTGATCCGTCGCGTGGCCTCCGGCGCCCGGTACGTCGACCCGGAGGTGGCAGCCGATGCGCTCAGTGACCGGCGCAGCCCGCTGACGGATCGCGAACTGGATGTTCTGCGCGCGGGCCGCCGGGGGGAGACGACCGGCCAGATCGCGCGGACCCTCTCGCTCGCGCCGGGAACGGTGCGAAATCACGTCTCGGCGATCCTCGCGAAACTCGCCGTCCGCACGCGCCAGCAGGCGACCCTGATGGCCGAGGAACAGGGCTGGCTTTGA
- a CDS encoding DNA alkylation repair protein, whose protein sequence is MGDKRTRELTAAVRAGLRARADDARAPGQQAYMKSEMPFLGVPVPQARRIARTAASTTTEAAILRAAARKLWDAAEYREERYAAMALLGLAPASADPDAVGLIVHMVRTGQWWDYTDELAHRMADLHDRFPAEAAAIVRVWSADDDLWVRRIAILSQLGRRDRVDAALLAELIEPSIADPEFFLRKAIGWALREYARVDPDWVLAYADSHPLSPLSRREALKHL, encoded by the coding sequence ATGGGGGACAAGCGCACGAGGGAGCTCACCGCGGCTGTCCGAGCAGGACTCCGGGCCCGGGCTGACGACGCGCGTGCTCCCGGTCAGCAGGCGTACATGAAGTCCGAGATGCCCTTCTTGGGCGTGCCGGTTCCGCAGGCCCGCCGGATCGCCCGGACGGCGGCGAGCACCACGACGGAAGCCGCCATCCTGCGCGCCGCCGCGCGCAAGCTCTGGGACGCAGCCGAGTACCGCGAGGAGCGGTACGCGGCGATGGCGCTCCTGGGGCTGGCGCCGGCATCCGCCGATCCGGACGCGGTCGGGCTCATCGTGCACATGGTCCGCACGGGGCAGTGGTGGGACTACACCGATGAGCTGGCGCATCGCATGGCCGACCTGCACGATCGATTTCCGGCCGAGGCCGCCGCGATCGTGCGCGTATGGAGTGCGGACGACGATCTCTGGGTGCGGCGGATAGCGATCCTGTCCCAGCTCGGCCGTCGCGACCGCGTGGACGCCGCGCTCCTCGCGGAGCTGATCGAGCCCAGCATCGCGGACCCGGAGTTCTTCCTGCGCAAGGCGATCGGCTGGGCACTGCGCGAATATGCACGGGTGGATCCCGACTGGGTGCTCGCCTACGCCGACAGTCATCCGCTGAGTCCCCTGAGCCGCCGCGAGGCCCTCAAGCACCTGTGA